From Treponema sp. OMZ 787:
AGTAACCATGAAAAATTTACTTGAATCAGGCGTACATTTCGGCCATCAAGTAAAACGCTGGGATCCGAGAATGAAAAAATACATTTTTTCGGAAAGAAACGGAATTCATATCATCGATTTGCAAAAAACAATCGTTGCAATCCGTGAGGCCTATGAGGCTGTCCGCAAGGTAACATCCGAAGGAAAGTCGGTTTTGTTTGTAGGAACAAAAAAGCAAGCCCAGCAGACAATTCAAAAAGAAGCTGAAAGATGCGGAATGTTCTATATCAACAACCGCTGGCTTGGCGGAATGCTCACAAACTTTGCAACAATCAAAAAGAGCTTGGCCCGTCTTAAGAAAATCGAAAAAATGGAAGTTGACGGAACCTTTGATAATCTTACAAAAAAGGAAGTTGCTTCCCTTCAAAAAGAAAAAGTAAAGCTTGAGAAAAACTTAGGCGGTATTAAAGAGATGAAGGATCTCCCCGGCATCCTCTTTATCATCGATACCCGAAAAGAAGAAATCGCTATCAGAGAAGCCCGCTCCCTAGGTATTCCCATTATCGCTGTTGTAGATACCAACTGCAACCCCGAAGGCATCGACTATCCGATTCCCGGAAACGATGATGCAATCAGAGCTATTTCGCTCTTTACGGGCGTAATTGCTAATGCAGTTATCGAAGCCGATAACGAGCATGGTCTTAAAATCATCGAAAACCTTCAAGAAGATGAAGAATCAGGTGATTCAGGCGTTGATCCCTATCAGGACAGAGAAGAAGAAATTACAGATTATTCCAACTATACTCCCAAAGATGAAGCTTCAGGAGATGATGAGGATGACGATGAAAATTCTCTCGTAAACGATGAGGATTTGTACGACGACAAATAATAGGACGATAGGAGAAATTTATGGACATTAAAGCATCTGATGTAAAAGAATTACGCGATAAGACCGGTGCAGGAATGATGGAATGTAAAAAAGCCTTACAGCACTGCAACGGAGACGCTAAAGAAGCTGAAAAATATTTAAAAGAAAAAGGTTTGGCCGCTGTCGAAAAAAGAGCCGACAGGGTAACAAGCGAAGGTATCATAGTTATCAAAAACGATCACAAAAAGGCTGTTATGCTCGAGATGACCTGCGAAACAGACTTTGTTGCAAAAAATGCAGACTTTATCGCTGTCGGTGACGATATTGCAAATACGGCCTTTGATAAGGACATTTCTGAGGTTACTCCCGAACTTAACGATAAGCTTTTGGATTTGGCTACCCGCGTACGCGAGAACATGAACCTCACTCGCTTAATCAACGTAAAGGCCGGGGCAGACGAGTATCTTTCACGCTACATTCACTCCGATAAAAAAACCGGTGTTATTGTGGTTTTAAAGTCTGATAAACCCGAAATCTTTGAAAAAGCCGAGATACAGGAATTTGCTTATGACTGCTGTTTACATGCAGCCGCCTTTATGCCCCTCTATGTAAAAAAAGAGGATGTAGATGCAGCTTATATCAAAGAACAGGAAGAAATTTTTAGAGGTCAGGTTGCCGAATTGGATAAACCCGATAATGTAAAAGAAGGCATCGTTAAGGGAAAAATTTCAAAACACTTATCCGAAATCTGCTTCCTTGAGCAGGCCTTTGTAAAAGACGATAAACTTTCCGTTTCAAAGAAAATGGCCGAAGTCGGTAAAGAGGCCGATGCTTCTTTGAGCTTGTCAAAACTGGTTATTTTTCAGTTAGGACTCGGAATGTAAGTAAAGACCTTTTTAATGCTGCGGGGTACTGCCTTGCAGCATTAATTCTTAAGTTTTAAAATCAAACATCGGAGGCAAAGATCATGATAGAAGAAGTTAAAAAGAATTGTGAAGAAAAAATGAAAAAAGCGGTTGCCGCATTAAAAGAAGAATTCAATATGCTGAGAACCGGACGGGCATCTTCAGCTCTTTTTGATAAGATAAGAGTAAATTGCTATGGAGAGTCCACTCCCCTTAACCAGCTTGCAAATATTTCTATCCCCGAAGCAAGGCTTGTAGTAATTCAGCCCTGGGATAAGGGCTTATTGGTCGAAATTGAAAAGGCCGTTTTACAGGCTGATCTTTCGGTTAATCCCACAAATGACGGAAAAGTTATACGCATTGCAATTCCGCCTTTGACCGAGGAAAGAAGAAAGGATCTTGCAAAAAAGGCAAAGACCATTGCCGAAAATTCCCGCGTTTCAGTCCGTAACATCAGGCGTGACGGAATCGATGAGGCAAAAAAATTACAAAAGGACGGAAAGATAAGCGAAGACCAGCTAAAGACAGCCGAGGATTCCTTCCAAAAATCCACTGATGCTTACATTGCCGAAATAAATAAGGTTCTTGAAGCAAAAGAAAAGGAAATAATGGAAAACTAAATGTCCGATGACTTAAAACATATCGCCATTGTCATGGACGGCAATGGCCGATGGGCAAAAAAAAGAGGACTTCCCCGATCTATGGGGCATAGGGAGGGGCTTAATACGGTTAAGAGGATAACAAAGGCTGTATCAGATTTAGGAATTCCTTATATAACACTTTATATATTTTCTACCGAAAACTGGAAAAGAACCGAAAAGGAGGTCGGCTTTTTAATGGGGCTTATTAAACAGCATTTAAAAGCCGAGCTTAAGTTTTATGCCGATAATAATATCCGTATAGAGCATATAGGCAATTTAAGCGGATTACCTAAAGATATTCAAGATGAAATTAATTCGGTAAGGGAGAGGACTTCAGACTATACAGGAACTGCGATTGTGCTTGCCATAAATTACGGAGCACATGATGAAATTATAAGAGCAATAAAGAAAATAAATGCAGATGATATTTCTTCAATAGATGAAGAAGCGTTTTCCGCAAAATTGGATACAGGTACTATTCCTCCGGTTGACTTGCTTATAAGAACAGGAGGAGAAAAACGCTTAAGCAATTTTTTGCTATGGCAAAGTGCTTATGCGGAGCTCTATTTTACCGATACCTTGTGGCCGGATTGGACAGTAGAAAATTTATATGAAGCCATAGAAGATTATAAAAAAAGGAACAGACGTTACGGAAACGCCTAATTTAATAAAGGGAGAAATAAAATGAAAATTAAAAAAATTATTGAAAGACTGATCCTATTTTTTATAGGCACGCCATTAGTCTTAGCTTCTATTTATCTTGTTCCCCATTATAATTTTTGGGTTTACCATATCGAATTATTGATTGTATGTTTAATTGCAAATTATGAGATATATAATATCCTTTCCCAAAGGTCTGCTGTTTATCCTAAAAATATACTTGCTTTTTTCGGAGCAGTTTTGATGCTTGCTTCATACCTTATAGGGTTGCATTCGGTTCCTTTTCAATATATCTTTATTGTGCTCGGATGTGTAATAGTCGGAATGCTTTTTATGGAAATACTATTTTCTCTGTCAGGGAATTTTATTAATAGCATTGCCCGTCTTACAACTGGAATGTTTATGCTCATCTATCCTTGGGGACTTGCAGTTTATTTATCTGCAATATCGAGTCTACCAAATGGGGGGGCACTCATAATAATATTTCTTCTTATGAGTTTCGGCTGCGATTCATTTGCGTGGCTTTTAGGTATGCTTTTCGGAAAAAGTAACCGAGGGTTTATTAAGGCCAGCCCGAAAAAAAGTATTGTAGGCTTTATAGGAGGCTTTGCAGGTTCAGTTATAGCAGCCTATATTTCATTTTACTTTTTTAATAAACAATTTAACGGAAAATTACGAGAGCTAATAATAATCGCTCTTGCTACGTCTTTATTCGCTATCATCGGCGACATAATAGAATCTATTTTAAAGCGTTCTGCAGATGTAAAGGATTCAGGTAAGGTAATTTTAGGGAGGGGCGGAATTCTTGACAGTATTGACTCCCTGATTATAGCGGCTCCAGTATTCTATACACTTTCTATGTTCTTGTTAGGCGGTTTCTAATGGGAAAAAAACGGGTTATCGTCCTCGGTGCAGGCGGTTCAATCGGAAAAAACTCTTTAGAAATAATAAGAAGATTTTCCGATAGGTTTGAGCTCGCAGGTTTTTCCGTTCATTCAAATTTGGAATTTGCAAAAAATCTTCTTGCCGAATTTAAAAATGCACAATTTGTTTCTACAAAAAAAACGGATTCAAAATTAAAACACGAGATAGATGTTGAAGCTGTAAGGCAGCTGATAGAAAAATCGAGGGCCGATATAGTCATTAACGGTATAGCAGGTTCGGCCGGTTTAAAGGCCTCTGTAGAGGTTATAAAAATCGGCTTGGATTTAGGTCTTGCTAATAAAGAAACCATAGTAGAGGCGGGCGAGCTAATTTTTAAAGATGCCGAAAAATCCGGCAGTACAATAATTCCTGTCGACTCGGAACACGCTGCGATTTTTCAGCTTATAAATGCCCACAAAAAAGAAAATATCGAAAAGATTATAATCACTGCCTCGGGCGGCCCCTTTTTGAATACGCCTAAGGAAAAGCTTAGCACAATGAAACTTGAAGATGCCTTAAAGCATCCTACATGGAAGATGGGCGGAAAAATTACGATAGACTCGGCATCCCTTGCAAACAAGGCCCTAGAGGTGATTGAGGCTGTAAAGCTCTTTTCTTTTCCGCCTGAAAAAATCGAAGTTACGGTTCATCCTCAAAGTATAATTCATTCGATGGTGCAGTGTAAAAACGGTGAGATCTTTGCTCAAGCCTCTCCTCCCGATATGAAAAATCCTATTTTAAATGCTTTAAGTTTTCCCGAAATGCCTGAAACTTTTTTAAAGCCCTTGGATTTTTCTAAAATTATAAAATTGGAATTTATACCCCCCAGAACCGATGCCTTCCCCATGCTGGCCTTGGGATTCGAAGCGGCTAAAAAAGGCGGAGCTTATCCTATCGCCTTTAATGTTGCAAATGAAGAAGCCGTTGAGGCCTTTATGCATGGAAAGATAGGCTTTACCGATTTGGCGGACATTACCCAAGAAGTTTTAAATTCGGATTGGACTATGAAACCTTCTTCTTATGAAGAAGTTTATGACTATGAAAACAGGGCAAGAGCTATTGCCTTGGCAAGGATACTTGCCCGCAACTCCTCTTGCAATAAGATTTATTAAGATGGAAAATTTATGATTAAGATTTTAATAGGTTTGATTATATTGAGCATCATGGTTTTTATCCATGAGTTGGGACATTTTATTGCCGCAAAACTGTGCGGTGTTGCGGTTGAAAGTTTTTCGATAGGCTGGGGCCCCGTTCTTTTTAGAAAAAAGAAGGGAGACACAGAGTATAGAATTTCTGCAATTCCCATGGGAGGTTATTGCGGTATGAAGGGAGAAAAGGCCTTTCAGCAGGCCATCGAAGAAAACTTATCTGCAATTCCTAAAAAAGAAGGCGAACTTTACGGTGTTCACCCTTTTAAGCGGATTATAATTGCTTTTGCCGGCCCCTTTGCAAACTATATAAGTGCAGTTCTTGCTCTTGCGATTGTAAGTGCCATAGGTTCAAGCTATTATACGAGTTCTAACAAGATAGCTCCCGTTTATTACTACAACGAAGCCGATGACTCTCCAGCCCGCGAGGCCGATTTAAGAATGGGGGATGTGATTTTAAGCATTAACGGCGAGAAAACCGAAACCTTTGCCGACATTGTGCGGCTCATAGTGCCCGAAGCAAAGGAAGAGGTTACCTTAAAAATAGAAAGAGAAGGGCAAATCATTACAAAAAAACTTAGGCCCAAGCTCGACCCAAAAACCGGAGCAGGCATAATCGGCTTTTATTCTTTTATTCCTCTTGAAATAGAAGGCGTAAAACCTTCTTCTTCGGCCGAGCTTGCAGGACTTAAAAAGGGCGACCTCATTACATCAGTAAACGGAATTGAAGTTGCCAATACTGTAGACTTAAGCCGTGCCCTGGATGGGATAAACGAAAAAACAGCCGAATTGGGAGTATTAAGAGACGGAAACAAGATAGCAAGAACCGTGAGCCTTATCCGTACGGAAAACGGAATAGATCTGGGTATAAATATAAAGAGCATCAAGGTTGAGATTCCCGGAACGGGCTTTTTTAAAAGCATAGCGAACGGCTTTATTTCGACTCATAAGAGTTTTATATTAACATTCAAAAGTTTAAGTCTCTTGTTTAAGGGAGTTGACTTACGGCAGGCTGTATCAGGGCCGGTACGCATTACCCACATGCTTGGCGATGTCGCCGCCCAAGGTTTTAAGGCCGGTTTTTTAATCGGGCTTTCGGATATCCTAAACTTTGTAAGCATAATTTCGATTTCACTTTTTATAATGAATTTATTGCCGATTCCGATTTTGGACGGAGGCTTAATTCTTTTTGCCTTTATCGAATTTATATTTAGAAGGCAAATACATCCTAAAGTCCTGTACTATGTTCAGTTTATCGGCATAGCCTTTATCGGTATAGTTTTTATTTTTGCCCTTTGGGGAGACATAGGATATTTTTTAGGCAGGTAAGTTTACAAATATGAAAAAGATAAGGTTTGCAGTTATAATTTTTATTTTGAGTCTCCTTTTGTTTTCATGTAATGTAAAAAACGATAAAGAGCTTATTTCGGGTATTTTTGAAGGAGACGGGCAAAGCCTGATGGGGCCGATAAAAGTAAGGGTTGTGATAGAAAAAAGCGAAATTAAAAATATAGATGTTCTTGAGTATGCCGATACTCCCGGCTATAGCGATACGGTTTTTGAGTTTCTGCCTAAAAAGATTGTCGAAAAAAATTCTACAAATGTGGATATTGTGGCAGGGGCCAGCTTAACGAGCAAGGCCTTGCTGGAGGCCGTAGATGATGCCTTAAAAAAAGCCGACCTCTATATCGAAAAAGAATAGCCCCTGTTAAATAAGGTTTTTCCTATTGCACTACAATATTTACAAGCTTATCCGGCACGGTTATTATCTTTTTAATTTCCTTGCCTTCAATGTTGCGGATTGCTCCCTCATTTGAAAGAGCAAGGCGTTCAAGTTCCTCTTTAGAGGTGCCTGCTTCTACCTCAAACTTACCGCGGAGCTTGCCGTTTACCTGTACTACAACCGTGCATGTTTGGTCAACGCAGAATTTTTCGACAAACATCGGCCAGTGAGAATAGGCTATCGATTCATCATTCCCCATCTTTTGCCAAAGCTCTTCAGCCAAGTGGGGAGCGTAAGGGTTTAAAAGTTTTACAAAATTATACCAAACATAGTGGGGTATCTTTTTGTGCTTTGAAACCTCGTTTATAAAAATCATCATCTGGCTTATGGCCGTATTAAAGTTAAGAGAGGCCGTATCCTCGGTTACCTTTCTAATCGTTTTATTTAAGAGAACGGTCAAGGCCTTAGTTTCAGGAGTCGAGGTATCGTTGACGGGAGTTTTGTAGATTTCCCTATCGGAAAGGTTCCAGATTTTTTCCAAAAATCTGAACACGCCCATTATACCGCTTGTGTTCCAAGGTTTTGAAACCTCCAATGGGCCTAAGAACATTTCGTAGAGCCGGAGAGTGTCTGCTCCGTATTCCTTTATTATGTCGTCAGGGTTGATAACGTTCTTTAAGCTCTTGGACATCTTGGCTATTACCTGCTCAAGTTTCTCGCCTGTTTCTATGTCTTCAAATTCGGTTTCGGATATTTTTTTAACCTTATCGGCCGGAACAAGGCTTTTGTTTTTTCGCATATAGGCAAAGGAGGTTATCATTCCCTGATTTACAAGCCGTGTAAAGGGTTCCTTTGTAGAAACAAGGCCTAAGTCATATAAGACCTTGTGCCAAAATCTTGCATATAATAGGTGAAGAACTGCATGCTCCGTTCCTCCTACATAGAGGTCTACCGGCATCCAGTAATCGCACTTGTTTTTGTCGGCAAAGGCTTCGTTGTTATTGGGATCTGCATAGCGGAGATAGTACCAGCAAGAACCCGCCCACTGGGGCATGGTATTGGTTTCGCGTTTTGCTTCTTTTCCGCACTTGGGGCATTTTGTATTTACCCAAGAATCGATTGCAGCCAAGGGGCTTTCTCCCGTTCCTGTGGGAGTATAGCTTTCGACTTGGGGAAGGCTTAGGGGAAGATCATGCTCGTCTATTGGAACTATGCCGCAGCATGGGCAGTGTACTAAGGGTATGGGCTCTCCCCAGTAGCGCTGGCGGCTGAAGATCCAGTCGCGGAGCTTATAGTTTACGGCTTTTTTTGCAATACCGAGATTTTCAAGATGCTCGGTTATCTTTGTCTTGGCTTCTTCGGTTTTGAGTCCGTCAAATTGTTTTGAGTTGACAGAATAGCCGTCCTCGGTTGTGCACGCCTTGGGTTCTTCAGAGAAGTCTCTTTTTCCGCCTTCCCATTCTTCTACTCCGGCTACTACCTTGATTTTCGGTAAATTGAATTGAGTTGCAAATTCAAAGTCCCTTTCATCGTGAGCAGGAACAGCCATAATTGCTCCCGTTCCGTAAGAGATTAAAATATAGTCGGAAATCCAGACCGGGATTTTTTGTTCTGTGAGAGGATTGATTGCATAGGCTCCCGTAAAAACGCCGGTCTTGTTTTTTGCAAGGTCGGTTCTTTCAAGATCGCTTTTTTTTGCAGCCTCTTCTATATAATCGGCAACGGCTTTTGATTGTTCCTTTGTAGTTATGCTTTTTACAAGCTCGTGTTCCGGGGCCAATACCATGTAGGTGGCTCCGAAGATTGTGTCGGGGCGGGTTGTATAAACCTTGATCTTTTGCCCTGTTTCTTTTCCTTCCTTATCGATTAGAGCAAAATCTACCTCGGCTCCCGTACTCTTGCCTATCCAGTTCTTTTGCATGATTTTTATGGATTCGGGCCAGTCGAGTTCATCCAAGTCCTCTAGGAGGCGTTCTGCATATTCGGTTATCTTTAAAATCCACTGCCTCAAGTTTTTGCGTTGGATTTGAGCTCCGCACCTTTCGCATTTACCGTCTTTTACTTCCTCATTGGCAAGGCCTGTTAAGCAGGAAGGACACCAGTTGATGGGGGCTTCTTTTTCGTAGGCTAAGCCCTTTTTAAATAATTGGAGAAAGATCCACTGGGTCCATTTATAATAGGATTCTTCGCTTGTAGAAATTTCCCTGTCCCAATCATAGCTTAAACCTATGGACTTTATCTGGTTTCTAAAGGTTTCCATATTTTTTCGGGTAGTGATAAGAGGATGAATACCGGTCTTTATTGCATAGTTTTCTGCAGGGAGACCGAAAGAATCAAACCCCATCGGATGGAGTACATTGTATCCGTTCATGCGTAAAAAACGGCTGTAAATATCCGTTGCAGTGTATCCTTCAGGGTGTCCTACATGAAGTCCGTCTCCCGAAGGATAGGGGAACATATCTAAAATATAAAGCCTCTTATCCTTGGGATAATTTTTGTCTTCGACTGTTCTAAAGGTTTTGTTTTCTTCCCAATATTTTTGCCACTTAGGTTCTATTGTACTAAAAGGATAAGCCATATTTTACTCCAACTAACTTGATGAATTTATCAAAATTGACGAAAAGTATTTTATAGAAAAGAAAGGAAAAATTCAAGGGCCGTCCAAAAATGTACATCCTTGTACATTTTTGGACTTCGAGTTTTTAGCTTCGCAAAAAACTCGTAAGCATGGAACCACCGCCGTCCATGGCGGTTGATGAATGTACATCCTTGTACATTTTTGGACTTCGAGTTTTATACCTTAAACTTACCTACTTCTGCTGATAAGCTTTCTATGTTGCGTTTATTCTTTTGGGTAATCTCGCTTACATCTTGTACTGCGTTGCTGATCTGAATTGCACCGGCTGCCATTTCGTTCATGCTGTCCGTTATCACTCGTGTCAGAGAATCAAGTTTTTGCATTTCGATTGCAACATTTTCACCGCCCCTAAGCATTTCTGCAGAGCCGTCATTTACCTGATTGGTTACTATATTGATGTCGCGGATTGCGGTGAGTACTTCACGGCTGCCGTTTTCTTGTTCCCTCATAGCGTTTATCAAATTTTGACTCATAGTTTTTACTTGGTCGGATAGGTTGAAAATAGTATTGAATTTTTCCTCTGCCGTTTTTGCAGAAGCCGAAAGCATTTCGATTTCTCCTGAAAGTACTTTAAGGGTTGAGGTAATTGTTTTTCCCTGAGTGCTCGATTCTTCTGCCAGCTTGCGTATTTCGTCGGCTACAACGGCAAAGCCCTTTCCTGCCTCGCCTGCATGGGCGGCTTCAATAGCCGCATTCATGGCCAATAGGTTTGTCTGACTTGCAATGTGCTGAATAACATTGCTGGCTTCCAAAAGGCCGCCCGATTCTTCCGCTATGCGTTGCGTTACATTGTTTGCTCCGGCAACAGTTTCCTTTCCGTCAGCAGTGGCAGCTGCGAGGGTCTTGATAACATCGTTTGTTTTATCCAGAGTTTGAGTGATTGAGGCGATATTGCCTACCATCTGCTCTATAGCCGAAGAAGATTCTGCAACGCTTGCTGCCTGATTTTCAATACTTCCGTTAAGATTTTTTATAGTCCGGATAATCTGTCCTACAGTAGCAGCCGTTTCGCTGACACTGGCTGCTTGAGTAAGAGCCTGTCGTTTTACTCCGTCAATATTTGTACTTATCTCATGTACGGCACTGGCTGTTTCCGTCATATTGCTTACAAGCTCCGAACCTGTGTCTGTCATCTCGTCGCTGTTTTTTCCGACTATTTTAATTGATGAGCCGATTTTTTCTATTGTCTGATTAAAGTATTCGGATAAGTCAGTTACCTCATCATTCCCGACCAAGGGCAATCTGACGGTCAAATCTCCTTCACCTTGGGCAATATCCTTGAGAGCGGACACTACAACATTTATAGGCTTTATCATTTTGTAAGCTGCTATAAAAAGTATAACTAAGCTTACCCCTAAGATGGTAAAACCTATAAGCAGCATTCTGTTTCGCAGAACATCAATACTTCCCATAAACTCTTTCATGGGAGCCCTTATAATAACAGTCCAATCTGCGTTGCCCATCTTTGCATAAGAGGCTATATAGGATTCTCCTTCATATTCATAAAATCCTACCTCACTTTTGTGACTGTCCAAAGCTTGTTGAGTAAATTTCGTGAGCGATTCCAACTCAGGGTTTGCTTTTGCTTTCTTTAAAATATTATCCTGCGCATTTACCAAATCAAAATTTTTGTGTGCTATTGTTGTTCCGGAGCGGCCTAAAATATAGCAGTTTCCTGTTTCACCGATTATAATATCATTAATATCGTTGGATAGATGCTCGGCACCTATTGTACAGTTTAATACTGCAGCAACATTCTTATCTTTGCCGTATACGGGAACCGAAAAGACGAAAACGAGTTTATTAAGAGAGCGGGACAAAATTGGCTCTGAGGCAAATCGTTTGCCGCTTTCAGCGGCTTTAAACCATTCTCTATCCTTTACCGATATAACCTGTCCGTCGTTTGAAGTCCTTATCTCCGAAAGATCATACAAATTAAGCTGCTCCAATCTTTCATTAAAAGAGACTTCTTTGTCCAAGACAGCCGCTTTTTCATCATATGGAACGCTTTTATCGGTTAAGATAGGCATACGGGCTATCCCTTCTAAAAATTGGAAAAAAGCCGTAATCCTTCCGTCAATAATTTCTGCCGTATCGGTGGCCTTATCTTTAAGGTGAAGTTCCACCTTTTCGGTTACGGTTTTTCTTGCTGTGCGTACTCCCAAAAAGCCCAGCGTAAACCCTGCCGTAAAAATCAAAGCACCGAATATAATCAGCAGCTTGTTTCTCATTGAAAACCTTTTTTTCATATAGGTTCCTCCCTCAAGTAAAATAATTGTGAATGTGTGAATTGTAAAATATGTGTGAAGCTTTCCATATAAAAACACGTAGGTTTCAATAGTTACACAGTACCTGCCATAATTTTTAAACTTGCCTAGTATTTTTTATACTTATTCCCAAAACCCGATTTTTTGTGTATAATCTTTTCTTATGAAAAATCAAAATCAAACGGTACACCTAAATAAGCTCATCGTAAAGGGTGCCCGTGAACATAACTTAAAAAACATCGATGTGGAGCTTCCCCGTGACAAGCTCATCGTTATATCGGGCCTTTCAGGTTCGGGTAAAAGCTCGCTCGCCTTTGATACCATCTTTGCCGAGGGGCAGCGCCGCTATGTCGAGTCTCTTTCGGCCTATGCAAGGCAGTTTTTAGGCAGGATGGATAAGCCCGATGTGGACTACATTGAAGGGCTTTCTCCCGCTATTTCCATAGAGCAAAAGACTACCCACCGTAATCCCCGCTCCACGGTCGGAACGGTAACTGAAATTTACGACTACTACCGCCTCCTTTTTGCCCGTACGGGGCATGCCCACTGTCCTTCTTGCGGAAAGGAGATTAAGGAGCAGACGGTTGACCAGATTATAGACACAATCATGGGCTGGCCTGAAGGAACCCGCGTTCAGATTCTCGCCCCCATCATAAAGGGAAAAAAGGGAGAACACCAAAAGATTGTAAGCGATGCGATTGCCGCAGGCTTTGTGCGTGCCCGCATCGACGGCCTTCTCGTAAACCTTGAAGACGGAATAAAACTCGATAAACAAAAAAAGCACACAATCGAAATAATCGTAGACCGAATTCAACTGTCGGGCGATGTAAGAAAACGCCTTTCCGAGTCTGTGGAAACCGCCTTGGAAAGTTCGGGCGGAACCCTTCTTGCTACAAGGCAGGACGGCAAGGATTCCCCCGTAACCGAAGTTTTCTTTTCACAAAAAAATGCCTGTTCTGACTGCGGAATTTCGATGCCGGAATTGCAGCCCCGTCTTTTTTCGTTTAATAATCCGATAGGGGCCTGTCCCGAATGTACGGGGCTTGGGGTGACGCAGCACTTTGACCAGGACCTCATAGCCCCCGATAAGAGCCTTTCTTTTAACGAGGGCGTCTTTGTTCCGTATAACCCCGAATCGGACTGGAACAGGGTGCGCTTTGAAGCCCTCGCGGCCCAATACGGCTTTTCCCTTGATACGCCCCTAAATAAGCTCCCCAAAAAGATTCAAGCCATCCTTTGGGAGGGTTCGGGCGACACGAAGATTCAGTTTTCGTACACGGCTAAAAGCGGAACAGGCAAGTACTCTTATAACCGCCCCTGGCCCGGCATAATGGCCGACATGAACCGCAAGTATAACGAATCCTACTCGGCCTCTGTCAGGGAGTACTACGAAAAATTTATGTCGATAAAGCCCTGCAAAACCTGCGGAGGGATGAGGCTTAAGCCCGAGGTGCTCGCCGTAACGGTGGGCAATAAAAACATTCATGAGCTCACCTGTCTTTCGGTAGGGGATTCTATCGGCTTTTTTGAAAAACTAAAACTTTCTGAAACGGAAGAACACATAGCCGCTCAAATCTTAAAAGAAATTAAGGCCCGCTTGGAGTTTATGAAAAACGTCGGGCTTGATTACCTGACCCTCGAAAGAAAGGCTGCAACCCTTTCGGGAGGGGAAGCTCAGCGCATAAGGCTTGCGACCCAGATAGGTTCAAGCTTGATAGGCGTTCTTTATATTTTGGATGAGCCCTCGATAGGGCTTCATCAAAGGGACAATCAGCGCCTTATCGACACCCTTTTATATTTACGCAATTTGGGGAACACCCTCATCGTTGTAGAACATGACGAGCAGACCCTCCGCACGGCCGACTACATTGTAGATCTAGGCCCTGGGGCAGGCGTTCACGGCGGAAACATTACGG
This genomic window contains:
- the uvrA gene encoding excinuclease ABC subunit UvrA, translating into MKNQNQTVHLNKLIVKGAREHNLKNIDVELPRDKLIVISGLSGSGKSSLAFDTIFAEGQRRYVESLSAYARQFLGRMDKPDVDYIEGLSPAISIEQKTTHRNPRSTVGTVTEIYDYYRLLFARTGHAHCPSCGKEIKEQTVDQIIDTIMGWPEGTRVQILAPIIKGKKGEHQKIVSDAIAAGFVRARIDGLLVNLEDGIKLDKQKKHTIEIIVDRIQLSGDVRKRLSESVETALESSGGTLLATRQDGKDSPVTEVFFSQKNACSDCGISMPELQPRLFSFNNPIGACPECTGLGVTQHFDQDLIAPDKSLSFNEGVFVPYNPESDWNRVRFEALAAQYGFSLDTPLNKLPKKIQAILWEGSGDTKIQFSYTAKSGTGKYSYNRPWPGIMADMNRKYNESYSASVREYYEKFMSIKPCKTCGGMRLKPEVLAVTVGNKNIHELTCLSVGDSIGFFEKLKLSETEEHIAAQILKEIKARLEFMKNVGLDYLTLERKAATLSGGEAQRIRLATQIGSSLIGVLYILDEPSIGLHQRDNQRLIDTLLYLRNLGNTLIVVEHDEQTLRTADYIVDLGPGAGVHGGNITAQGTPEEVARVKNSLTGQYLAGTLKMDIPEKRREGNGKALELSGVSEHNLKDVSIKIPLGAFTCITGVSGSGKSTLLTDVLYPAVSNKIMRSSLPEGAYKKINGLEHIDKVINIDQSPIGRTPRSNPATYVGVFTGIRDLFASLPESKARGYKPGRFSFNVRGGRCEHCQGDGTLTIEMNFLPDVYIACDVCRGKRFNKETLDVRYKGKNIADVLDMTIEEASEFFAPIPHIARKLQTLLSVGLGYIKLGQSALTLSGGEAQRVKLANELAKRSTGKTLYILDEPTTGLHFADVKQLMQVIHRLIDQGNTVVMIEHNLDVILQADKIIDLGPEGGTNGGQIIAEGTPEEVAKIKKSYTGYYIKEMLDRLR